The following are encoded together in the Populus trichocarpa isolate Nisqually-1 chromosome 5, P.trichocarpa_v4.1, whole genome shotgun sequence genome:
- the LOC7469135 gene encoding glycine-rich protein 2, whose product MAETKRSTGTVKWFSAQKGFGFIAPDDGGEDLFVHQTSIQSDGFRTLSDGQPVEFSVDSGEDGRTKAVDVVGVSKSRRPPRGGRGGGRGYYGGGGRGGGGFGRGGRSSGGGYGGGGYGAGGGGGGGACFNCGRYGHLARDCYQGSGGGGIYGGGGGRGYSGGGGGGGGGGGRGGGCYNCGEEGHFARDCPNTDNK is encoded by the coding sequence ATGGCTGAGACCAAGAGATCCACTGGCACCGTCAAGTGGTTCAGTGCACAGAAAGGTTTTGGCTTCATAGCTCCCGATGACGGCGGCGAGGATCTGTTTGTCCACCAGACCTCGATCCAGTCCGACGGCTTCCGTACCCTCTCCGACGGACAGCCTGTGGAGTTCTCCGTTGATTCAGGTGAAGACGGCCGCACCAAGGCCGTTGATGTCGTAGGCGTGTCCAAATCTCGCCGTCCTCCTCGTGGAGGCCGCGGTGGCGGGAGGGGGTACTACGGCGGAGGAGGACGAGGCGGCGGTGGTTTTGGAAGAGGCGGCCGTTCAAGTGGTGGAGGATATGGAGGCGGAGGATATGGCGCTGGCGGGGGTGGCGGCGGCGGTGCTTGTTTTAATTGCGGACGGTACGGTCATTTAGCGAGGGATTGTTATCAGGGTAGCGGTGGTGGTGGGATATATGGTGGCGGTGGAGGCAGAGGATAttctggtggtggtggtggtggtggtggtggtggaggtagAGGTGGAGGATGCTACAATTGTGGAGAGGAAGGGCATTTTGCGAGAGACTGTCCTAATACTGATAACAAGTGA
- the LOC7460940 gene encoding uncharacterized protein LOC7460940, whose amino-acid sequence MSAYENVIGGRLKLKGKALDVKAGGIIKKKKNLRYKKHRYQDQSAADGNTALATDHARDMNETDKCDEQGQTAKYDDHLTPAEKRYLQQWEKIDTQRMVKMASKSHRDRIQEFNQYLANLSEHYDIPKVGPG is encoded by the exons ATGTCTGCGTACGAGAACGTGATAGGGGGGAGGCTGAAGCTGAAGGGTAAAGCACTGGACGTGAAAGCAGGTGGCAttatcaagaagaagaagaatctcCGTTACAAGAAGCATCGTTATCAAGATCAATCTGCAGCAG ATGGAAATACAGCCTTAGCAACAGATCATGCTAGGGATATGAACGAGACAGACAAATGTGATGAACAAGGGCAGACTGCAAAGTATGATGATCATCTTACACCAGCTGAGAAGCGATATCTCCAGCAGTGGGAGAAAATCGATACCCAAAGGATGGTTAAGATGGCCAGCAAATCTCACCGTGATCGGATTCAGGAATTCAATCAATATCTGGCTAACCTAAGTGAGCATTATGACATTCCTAAGGTGGGGCCTGGTTAG